One Caulobacter segnis genomic window carries:
- a CDS encoding tryptophan halogenase family protein, with amino-acid sequence MEDTGKISHLVIVGGGTAGWMSAAFFSKVYAPHQMRITLVESAEIGTVGVGEATIPPITFFNQVVGVDERRMLSSTQGTYKLGIEFVGWGDPGDAYIHPFGNYGPPMEGVSFHAYWLRARKLGYKAELSEFSLSCVAAKAGKFDWRVEDPRDPRAAMAHAYHFDASLYAKLLREVAESRGVRRLERTIRGVNLDPLDGTVASLTLDDGETLEGDFFIDCSGFRGLVIGDALGVGYDDWSEFLPANRAVAVPSARFQDPIPYTRATADKAGWRWRIPLQHRTGNGYVYVSDYISDDEAAGTLLAKLEAEHPDNKVLADPRFLRFTTGRRKQSRFKNCAAIGLSSGFLEPLESTSIHLIQHGLIKLAGSFPRAKNDPAVATLYNQIMGEEMEQIRDFLIYHYHANRRVGEPLWDRMRHMAIPDSLKLKMELFRTRGATIFPNQTIFQEPNWLAIMIGQGGEPESYDPLADLMDERAVAERLQHVRIACRQAADRMPTHASVLERAAAPDPNKGKVDAPQAV; translated from the coding sequence ATGGAAGACACGGGAAAGATTTCACACCTGGTGATCGTGGGCGGGGGGACGGCCGGCTGGATGTCCGCCGCCTTCTTTTCCAAGGTCTATGCGCCGCACCAGATGCGGATCACCCTGGTGGAGTCCGCCGAGATCGGCACGGTCGGGGTGGGCGAGGCGACCATTCCGCCGATCACCTTCTTCAACCAGGTGGTGGGCGTCGACGAGCGGCGGATGCTGTCGTCCACGCAAGGGACCTACAAGCTGGGGATCGAGTTCGTCGGCTGGGGCGATCCCGGCGACGCCTACATCCATCCGTTCGGCAACTATGGCCCGCCGATGGAGGGGGTCTCGTTCCACGCCTATTGGCTGCGGGCGCGCAAGCTGGGCTACAAGGCCGAGCTCTCCGAATTCTCGCTCAGCTGCGTGGCGGCCAAGGCCGGCAAGTTCGACTGGCGCGTCGAGGATCCGCGCGATCCCCGCGCGGCCATGGCCCACGCCTATCACTTCGACGCCTCGCTCTACGCCAAGCTGCTGCGCGAGGTGGCTGAGAGCCGGGGCGTTCGGCGGCTGGAACGCACCATCCGGGGTGTGAACCTGGATCCGCTGGACGGAACCGTCGCCTCCCTGACGCTCGACGACGGCGAGACGCTGGAGGGCGACTTCTTCATCGACTGCTCGGGCTTCCGCGGGCTGGTGATCGGCGACGCGCTGGGCGTGGGCTACGACGACTGGTCGGAGTTCCTGCCGGCCAACCGCGCCGTGGCCGTGCCGTCGGCCCGCTTCCAGGATCCCATCCCGTATACCCGGGCCACCGCCGACAAGGCCGGCTGGCGCTGGCGCATCCCGCTGCAGCACCGCACCGGCAACGGCTACGTCTATGTCAGCGACTACATCAGCGACGACGAGGCGGCGGGGACGCTGCTGGCCAAGCTCGAGGCCGAGCATCCAGACAACAAGGTCCTGGCCGATCCGCGCTTCCTGCGGTTCACCACCGGGCGGCGCAAGCAGTCGCGCTTCAAGAACTGCGCCGCCATCGGCCTGTCGAGCGGCTTCCTGGAGCCGCTGGAATCGACCTCGATCCACCTGATCCAGCACGGCCTGATCAAGCTGGCCGGCAGCTTCCCGCGCGCCAAGAACGATCCGGCCGTCGCCACGCTCTACAACCAGATCATGGGCGAGGAGATGGAGCAGATCCGGGATTTCCTGATCTACCACTACCACGCCAACCGCCGCGTCGGCGAACCGCTGTGGGACCGGATGCGGCACATGGCCATCCCGGACTCGCTGAAGCTCAAGATGGAACTGTTCCGCACGCGCGGCGCGACGATCTTCCCCAACCAGACCATCTTCCAGGAGCCGAACTGGCTGGCGATCATGATCGGGCAGGGCGGGGAGCCCGAGAGCTACGATCCGCTGGCCGACCTGATGGACGAGCGCGCCGTGGCCGAGCGGCTGCAGCATGTCCGCATCGCCTGCCGCCAGGCCGCCGACCGCATGCCAACCCACGCCAGCGTGCTCGAACGCGCCGCCGCGCCCGATCCCAACAAAGGAAAAGTCGATGCTCCCCAGGCCGTCTGA
- a CDS encoding TonB-dependent receptor codes for MRLQFRGLRALALGATAMTSLAAGHAFAQEAASQPADAGTIEEVVVTALKRSTTVQTTPISISAVTEKSLQALGASGIQDYFRTVPNLQVDGNSPTSRRLTLRGVRSAGEATVGLYYDETPLTGPAGTTADASSTSADVNLFDAERVEVLRGPQGTLYGSGSMGGTLRVILNKPDSSRYAGAVEAQGTNTKGGSAGYSVKGMVNVPLIEDKLAARLVLYKTEGGGYVDDALLNKKDINDQHSSGGRLMLGFTPTENLTINASGLFQKTNLDGQNSWYPALGKEDYKTNARVIAPTSDNLRMYNVTGKWNLSFATVTATSSYYKWTLLRNSDYSPTLSGSRANATSCRNWVAGGPAATGSTNPACTSTQLTAYTAYADSRTPGALYQPMGLTSWNHELRMTGSLFEDKVNWTAGAYLEKREDYIESKVAKGDATTGVINPNDLTAWRHVGTDTKQTAFFGEVAYKPIEKLTLTAGVRRFKYDKTVSGQVLISNFITQSYVGPAASVDASADGWVSKFNASYQVTSDIMVYGLAAKGFRPGGANNVPGLASALLAYQPDSLWNYETGIKSQWFDRRLTLNAAAYQIDWSNMQISATSANGAFSYLTNAGKARIKGFEVEAIARPMRGLTLQATAAWVDAKLTEDQANSTILITGSTGLTGDKFPNVADFSGSASAEYTWPLKGDLNGLIRADYAYVGESASQFRPTYVYYEKQGDYGYANLRGGVEGADWGAYLFINNVTDEVGLMSVTSAVNNAKQVVSINPRTVGFQVRKRF; via the coding sequence ATGAGACTGCAGTTCCGAGGCCTTCGGGCCCTGGCCCTGGGCGCCACCGCCATGACCAGCCTGGCCGCTGGCCACGCCTTCGCCCAGGAGGCCGCCAGCCAGCCCGCCGACGCCGGCACGATCGAGGAAGTCGTGGTCACCGCGCTGAAGCGCTCGACCACCGTCCAGACCACGCCGATCAGCATCAGCGCCGTGACCGAGAAGTCGCTGCAGGCGCTGGGCGCCTCCGGCATCCAGGACTATTTCCGCACCGTCCCGAACCTGCAGGTCGACGGCAACTCGCCGACCAGCCGCCGCCTGACCCTGCGCGGGGTGCGCAGCGCCGGCGAGGCCACGGTCGGCCTCTACTACGATGAAACCCCGCTGACCGGCCCGGCCGGCACCACGGCCGACGCCAGCTCGACCAGCGCCGACGTCAACCTGTTCGACGCCGAGCGCGTCGAGGTGCTGCGCGGCCCTCAAGGCACGCTGTACGGCTCGGGCTCGATGGGCGGCACCCTGCGCGTGATCCTCAACAAGCCCGACAGCAGCCGCTACGCCGGCGCGGTCGAGGCCCAGGGCACCAACACCAAGGGCGGCAGCGCGGGCTACTCGGTGAAGGGCATGGTCAACGTGCCGCTGATCGAGGACAAGCTGGCCGCGCGCCTGGTGCTCTACAAGACCGAGGGCGGCGGCTATGTCGACGACGCCCTGCTCAACAAGAAGGACATCAACGACCAGCACTCCAGCGGCGGTCGCCTGATGCTGGGCTTCACGCCCACCGAGAACCTGACGATCAACGCCTCTGGCCTGTTCCAGAAGACCAACCTGGACGGCCAGAACAGCTGGTACCCGGCGCTGGGCAAGGAAGACTACAAGACCAACGCCCGCGTCATCGCGCCGACCAGCGATAATCTGCGCATGTACAACGTCACGGGTAAGTGGAACCTGAGCTTCGCCACGGTCACGGCGACCTCGTCCTATTACAAGTGGACGCTGCTGCGGAACTCCGACTACAGCCCGACCCTGTCGGGCAGCCGCGCCAACGCCACCTCGTGCCGCAACTGGGTCGCCGGCGGTCCGGCCGCGACGGGCTCCACCAACCCGGCCTGTACGTCGACGCAACTGACGGCCTACACCGCCTACGCCGACAGCCGGACCCCGGGCGCGCTCTACCAGCCGATGGGCCTGACCTCGTGGAACCACGAGTTGCGCATGACCGGCTCGCTGTTCGAGGACAAGGTCAACTGGACGGCCGGCGCCTATCTCGAAAAGCGCGAGGACTATATCGAGAGCAAGGTGGCCAAGGGCGACGCCACGACCGGCGTCATCAACCCCAACGACCTGACCGCCTGGCGCCACGTCGGCACGGACACCAAGCAGACCGCCTTCTTCGGTGAAGTGGCCTACAAGCCGATCGAGAAGCTGACCCTGACCGCCGGTGTCCGTCGCTTCAAGTACGACAAGACCGTCTCGGGCCAGGTCCTGATCAGCAACTTCATCACCCAATCGTACGTCGGTCCGGCCGCCTCGGTCGACGCCAGCGCCGACGGCTGGGTCAGCAAGTTCAACGCCAGCTACCAGGTCACCTCGGACATCATGGTCTACGGCCTGGCGGCCAAGGGCTTCCGTCCCGGCGGCGCCAACAACGTCCCGGGCCTGGCCAGCGCCCTGCTGGCCTATCAGCCCGACAGCCTGTGGAACTACGAGACGGGCATCAAGAGCCAGTGGTTCGATCGTCGCCTGACCCTGAATGCGGCGGCCTATCAGATCGACTGGTCGAACATGCAGATCTCGGCCACCAGCGCCAACGGGGCCTTCAGCTACCTGACCAACGCCGGCAAGGCGCGGATCAAGGGCTTCGAGGTCGAGGCCATCGCCCGTCCGATGCGCGGCCTGACCCTGCAGGCCACGGCCGCCTGGGTCGACGCCAAGCTGACCGAGGACCAGGCCAACTCGACGATCCTGATCACCGGCTCGACGGGCCTGACCGGCGACAAGTTCCCGAACGTCGCCGACTTCAGCGGCTCGGCCTCGGCTGAATACACCTGGCCGCTCAAGGGCGACCTGAACGGCCTGATCCGGGCCGACTACGCCTATGTCGGCGAGTCCGCCTCGCAGTTCCGCCCGACCTACGTCTACTACGAGAAGCAGGGCGACTACGGTTACGCCAACCTGCGCGGCGGCGTCGAAGGCGCCGACTGGGGGGCTTACCTGTTCATCAACAACGTCACCGACGAGGTCGGGCTGATGAGCGTGACCTCGGCGGTGAACAACGCCAAGCAGGTCGTGAGCATCAATCCGCGCACGGTCGGTTTCCAGGTTCGCAAGCGCTTCTAG
- a CDS encoding TonB-dependent receptor: MLLASAAASVMSGGWGATAQAQTTADKDSAVEEVVVVGQRKAIQSAQDLKRNSEEIVDSITAVDIGGLPDRSVTEALQRVPGVTIGRTNQPRDVDRLNAEGSGIQIRGLTWVRSELNGRDMFSARGGRAISWEDVTPELFAGVDVYKNPSADIVEGGLGGTVNLRTRMPFDQAGRQMAFSADYTRGDLRKAGTPSGSILLSDRFQTNWGEFGALVSVSNSKLKTAVNTIAVDPYNAHGVGVQSSYDGGATLNFNGDNSIAGQGKSRVFVPVGVQYRNNEQDRDRKGYYAAFQWRPNDSLELYTTLFRTEAKQTFQDRFAQTSACCSATNNQSFVVGPATGTSFTFDSDGNFLKGQLVDGGGGGNGVANSFLLNLGTRYGVVKDNTNDISAGFKWSNDHWLVSGDLQYVYSHRGSTDLTVYNTVTLNGGFGLDLTGELPKITMANVTNTPSAFNLYAAMDHIDDNDAREYSGKFDAIYSFDDDKFIKDIKLGVRATSRDATSRDTAYNWNLISAPWATRVTATADKYTQHQDKVSFDNFFKGDLSVPALIMPAFDLAKSPTALYDYLNKVVWNGPIPGGGPAYTDGEYGYYPPGGPNGTIPTWSPAGGSYSPFTQGTLMSYMPIWAAPTGSISYWQPLGDVHTSFTNTGGRGVNRQWEDTASVYGKVRFGTDLPFSWGDEGMSWDGNFGLRVVRTKTDANGFGTINLIDQSQRRFASTTAATKITYADGRAFTTTGGTEYTDVLPSLNLRLKAKQNVFVRFAASKNIVRPDFNQLDPSMSVSGTLQSRPAVVADGIINQQTGVAYTQAELNAAAASGSAVQYHTDVAFGFYGGNPNLKPMRANSFDLSGEWYFRGGMLAVGAFKKDVYDYIQSTPTVLNIATSNGSTVQAVGTVPQNMGHGKIYGVEFQYQQYYDFLPGPFGGLGTEFNATILDSKGTQNVSSSTTDASQINASKLDLPLEQLSRYTYNATALYSKYGIDARLAYNWRSRYLMSASASNLMVPVYAKAYGQLDGSVTYALTPQVKIGVQAVNLLNSRYELEMDQRDSWYLGTQGNFSKSLVRTHSWTVSDRRVSFIIRGTF; encoded by the coding sequence ATGCTGTTGGCCTCCGCGGCGGCCTCGGTGATGTCTGGCGGGTGGGGGGCTACTGCGCAGGCTCAAACGACTGCTGACAAAGACAGCGCTGTCGAGGAGGTCGTCGTCGTCGGCCAGCGCAAGGCCATCCAATCGGCTCAGGACCTGAAGAGGAACTCCGAGGAGATCGTCGACTCGATCACCGCCGTCGACATCGGCGGCCTGCCGGACCGATCGGTGACCGAGGCGCTGCAGCGCGTTCCCGGAGTCACCATCGGCCGCACCAACCAGCCCCGCGACGTCGATCGCCTGAATGCCGAGGGCTCGGGCATCCAGATCCGGGGCCTGACCTGGGTTCGCTCGGAGCTGAACGGCCGCGACATGTTCTCGGCCCGGGGCGGTCGCGCCATCTCGTGGGAGGACGTCACGCCCGAGCTGTTCGCCGGCGTCGACGTCTACAAGAACCCGTCGGCTGACATCGTCGAGGGCGGCCTGGGCGGCACGGTGAACCTGCGCACGCGCATGCCGTTCGACCAGGCGGGCCGCCAGATGGCCTTTTCGGCCGACTACACGCGTGGCGACCTGCGCAAGGCGGGGACGCCCTCGGGCAGCATCCTGCTCAGCGACCGCTTCCAGACCAACTGGGGCGAGTTCGGCGCGCTGGTCAGCGTGTCCAACTCGAAGCTGAAGACGGCCGTCAACACGATCGCGGTCGACCCGTACAACGCCCACGGCGTGGGCGTGCAGTCGTCCTACGACGGCGGCGCGACGCTGAACTTCAACGGCGACAACTCGATCGCGGGCCAGGGCAAAAGCCGGGTCTTCGTGCCGGTCGGCGTCCAGTACCGCAACAACGAGCAGGACCGTGACCGCAAAGGCTACTACGCCGCCTTCCAATGGCGGCCGAACGACAGCCTGGAGCTCTATACCACCCTGTTCCGCACCGAGGCCAAGCAGACCTTTCAGGACCGCTTCGCCCAGACCTCGGCCTGCTGTTCGGCGACCAACAACCAGTCGTTCGTGGTGGGGCCGGCGACCGGCACGTCGTTCACCTTCGACAGCGACGGCAATTTCCTGAAAGGCCAACTGGTCGACGGGGGCGGCGGCGGCAACGGCGTGGCCAATTCGTTCCTGCTGAACCTGGGCACCCGCTACGGCGTGGTGAAGGACAACACCAACGACATCTCGGCCGGCTTCAAATGGTCGAATGACCATTGGCTGGTCAGCGGCGACCTGCAGTACGTCTATTCGCACCGTGGCAGCACCGACCTGACGGTCTACAACACCGTCACCCTGAACGGCGGCTTCGGCCTGGATCTGACCGGCGAACTGCCGAAGATCACCATGGCCAACGTCACGAACACCCCGTCGGCGTTCAACCTGTACGCCGCGATGGACCACATCGACGACAACGACGCCCGCGAATATTCGGGCAAGTTCGACGCGATCTATTCGTTCGATGACGACAAGTTCATCAAGGATATCAAGCTGGGCGTGCGGGCCACGTCGCGCGACGCCACCTCGCGGGACACCGCCTACAACTGGAACCTGATCTCGGCGCCATGGGCCACGCGGGTGACCGCGACGGCCGACAAGTACACCCAGCACCAGGACAAGGTCAGCTTCGACAACTTCTTCAAGGGCGACCTGTCCGTTCCCGCGCTGATCATGCCGGCGTTCGACTTGGCCAAAAGCCCGACGGCGCTCTACGACTACCTGAACAAGGTGGTCTGGAACGGCCCGATCCCGGGCGGCGGCCCGGCCTATACCGACGGGGAATACGGCTACTATCCGCCGGGCGGTCCGAACGGCACGATCCCGACCTGGTCGCCGGCGGGCGGCTCCTACAGCCCGTTCACCCAGGGCACCCTGATGAGCTACATGCCCATCTGGGCCGCGCCGACCGGCAGCATCAGCTACTGGCAGCCGTTGGGCGACGTGCACACCAGCTTCACCAACACCGGTGGCCGCGGCGTCAATCGCCAGTGGGAAGACACCGCCTCGGTCTACGGCAAGGTCCGCTTCGGAACCGACCTGCCGTTCTCGTGGGGCGACGAGGGCATGAGCTGGGACGGCAACTTCGGCCTGCGTGTCGTCAGGACCAAGACCGACGCCAACGGGTTCGGCACGATCAACCTGATCGATCAAAGCCAGCGACGGTTCGCCTCCACCACCGCCGCGACCAAGATCACCTATGCCGACGGTCGGGCCTTCACCACGACCGGCGGCACCGAATACACCGACGTGCTGCCCAGCTTGAACCTGCGCCTGAAGGCCAAGCAGAACGTGTTCGTGCGCTTCGCGGCGTCCAAGAACATCGTCCGGCCGGACTTCAACCAGCTGGATCCGTCGATGTCGGTGTCGGGCACTCTGCAATCGCGCCCCGCCGTCGTGGCCGACGGCATCATCAATCAGCAAACCGGGGTCGCCTATACCCAGGCCGAGTTGAATGCGGCGGCGGCTTCAGGGTCGGCCGTCCAGTACCATACCGATGTCGCCTTCGGGTTCTACGGGGGCAATCCGAACCTCAAGCCCATGCGGGCCAACTCATTCGACCTGTCGGGCGAGTGGTATTTCCGCGGCGGCATGCTGGCGGTCGGCGCCTTCAAGAAGGACGTGTACGACTACATCCAGTCCACGCCGACGGTGCTGAATATCGCGACGTCCAATGGCAGCACGGTGCAGGCCGTCGGCACCGTCCCGCAGAACATGGGCCACGGCAAAATCTACGGCGTCGAGTTCCAGTACCAGCAGTACTACGACTTCCTGCCCGGCCCCTTCGGCGGCCTGGGCACGGAATTCAACGCCACGATCCTGGACAGCAAGGGCACGCAGAACGTGTCCAGCAGCACCACGGACGCGTCGCAGATCAACGCCTCGAAGCTGGACCTGCCTCTGGAGCAGCTGTCGCGCTACACCTACAACGCGACGGCGCTCTACAGTAAGTACGGCATCGACGCGCGCCTGGCCTACAACTGGCGCTCGCGCTACCTGATGAGCGCCTCGGCCTCGAACCTGATGGTGCCGGTCTACGCCAAGGCGTACGGCCAGCTGGACGGGTCGGTGACCTACGCGCTGACGCCCCAGGTGAAGATCGGGGTGCAGGCCGTGAACCTCCTGAACTCGCGCTACGAGCTCGAGATGGACCAGCGGGATTCCTGGTACCTGGGCACCCAGGGCAACTTCTCGAAATCCCTTGTCCGCACCCACAGCTGGACGGTCAGCGACCGTCGCGTCTCGTTCATCATCCGCGGGACGTTCTAG
- a CDS encoding RNA polymerase sigma factor, with the protein MIWGGRSSKPQEQAPSLSDSGARFTPALRAFFSRRAPASDVEDLVQEVLLRIQKRQPAPVVNNVEGYLFEVAANVLIDRGRRDRTRRRSDHCELQEIHHPVDEMSPERVLQGRERMARAMAALNELPERTRRVFILVRFEEMSYKLVAQRLGVSVSAVEKHVMKALRHLHERLRDQDDVDHVGQRETRRPG; encoded by the coding sequence ATGATTTGGGGCGGTCGATCGTCCAAGCCGCAGGAGCAGGCGCCCAGCCTCTCCGACAGCGGCGCGCGCTTCACGCCGGCGCTAAGAGCCTTCTTTTCGCGCCGCGCGCCGGCCAGCGACGTCGAGGATCTCGTCCAGGAGGTTCTGCTCCGGATCCAGAAGCGCCAACCCGCGCCCGTCGTGAACAACGTCGAGGGTTATCTGTTCGAGGTCGCCGCCAATGTCCTGATCGATCGCGGCCGTCGCGATCGCACGCGCCGGCGGTCCGATCACTGCGAACTGCAAGAAATTCATCACCCCGTTGATGAAATGTCGCCGGAGCGCGTCCTACAAGGACGAGAGCGGATGGCGCGCGCGATGGCGGCCCTCAACGAGCTGCCGGAACGCACACGACGGGTTTTCATCCTCGTGCGCTTCGAGGAGATGAGCTACAAGCTCGTCGCTCAGCGTTTGGGGGTCTCTGTCAGCGCTGTCGAGAAACATGTGATGAAGGCGCTGCGTCATCTGCACGAGCGTCTGCGGGACCAGGATGACGTCGACCACGTCGGGCAAAGAGAGACACGACGACCCGGCTAG
- a CDS encoding TonB-dependent receptor domain-containing protein, which translates to MALFCAAAVGACPPDAARAAPSRPGVAYRFDIPAQPLSQALNQLALRSDREILFSPALTRGKRSPPLNGVFTAEAALERLLANSGLTVRLEGRSFLVVPAPREAAPESAAASSSSPPQPPQPTAIDSVVVTALKRSSLVQQTPISMTVVSGEQLSRLGVLDLEQASPLLPGLKLISTAFGRRLVLRGVYGAGEATTGLYYDETPMTGPVGTTADPGVMAPELALVDVDRIELLRGPQGTLYGSGAMGGALRILFRRPDLSEDFAAVGASMSATAHGGRAGGATAVLNTVVVPEHFAVRVSAYEQHQPGVIDNVRLGLKDVDASRVQGVRLAALWEPGSPFSALVSATHQTSHRDDISAWNDTAGPWRTVHAGRAPFDGDIDLASATLKWRGEAVDLTAVSSWYRWRLTRRSDYSGVLLGERTNAAGCMRMFSLSQACGETQMSSYSAYVDSVYPAILNQPAELTAKIHELRASSVGEGPLKWTLGAYSEVRGDYIDSQVRHVDPKTGALTEPPVLIGRRDIENHLSQSAVFGELSYAVAPETELTLGARRFDYVKRDRGAVQIANVVSGTWADYAIDARTEERGWSLKALASRRFGPDVFGYVQVSQGFRPGGVNVVPGLPETLAVYRSDRLNNYELGLKAQNADGRVTANVALYRVEWSDMQYAAQTQNRAFTYVTNIGAARIHGLEVEATAQRVWGWDFAGSLTLTDARLTADQITNTAIGLGLEGDRLPVVPKLAAAASMERRWTIAEGLSGRLRLDGSYAGLARSAFNADNADYLKMGGYALFGLSLGLESDAWTADLAVENLLDRAGRASAARNTSGPVEYFGVAPRTVRLTLERHF; encoded by the coding sequence TTGGCCTTGTTCTGCGCGGCCGCGGTGGGCGCGTGCCCGCCGGACGCCGCGCGCGCCGCGCCCAGCCGTCCCGGCGTCGCCTATCGTTTCGACATTCCCGCCCAGCCGCTGAGCCAGGCGCTGAACCAGCTGGCGCTGCGCAGCGATCGCGAAATCCTGTTCTCGCCCGCCCTGACGCGAGGCAAGCGCAGTCCACCCCTGAACGGCGTGTTCACCGCCGAGGCGGCCCTGGAGCGCCTGCTGGCGAATTCGGGACTGACCGTGCGTCTCGAGGGGCGGAGCTTCCTGGTCGTGCCCGCGCCGCGAGAGGCCGCGCCCGAGAGCGCCGCTGCGTCGTCGTCTTCGCCGCCGCAGCCGCCGCAGCCGACCGCCATCGACTCGGTGGTCGTCACGGCGCTGAAGCGGTCCAGCCTGGTCCAGCAGACCCCGATCAGCATGACCGTGGTGTCCGGCGAACAGCTGTCGCGCCTGGGCGTTCTGGATCTGGAGCAGGCCTCGCCGCTGCTGCCGGGGCTGAAGCTGATCTCCACCGCGTTCGGGCGACGGCTGGTGCTGCGCGGCGTCTACGGCGCCGGCGAGGCGACTACGGGCCTCTATTACGACGAGACGCCGATGACCGGGCCGGTCGGCACCACGGCCGACCCCGGCGTGATGGCGCCGGAGCTGGCGCTGGTCGATGTCGACCGCATCGAACTGCTGCGCGGACCGCAGGGCACGCTCTACGGCTCGGGCGCCATGGGCGGGGCGCTGCGGATTCTATTCCGGCGTCCGGACCTGTCGGAGGACTTCGCCGCCGTCGGCGCCTCGATGTCCGCTACCGCCCATGGCGGACGGGCCGGCGGCGCGACGGCGGTGCTGAACACCGTGGTGGTCCCGGAACATTTCGCTGTCCGCGTGAGCGCCTATGAGCAGCATCAGCCCGGCGTGATCGACAATGTCCGTCTGGGCCTGAAAGATGTCGACGCCTCGCGCGTGCAAGGCGTGCGGCTGGCCGCGCTGTGGGAGCCGGGGTCGCCGTTCTCGGCCTTGGTCTCGGCCACGCACCAGACCAGCCATCGCGACGACATCTCGGCCTGGAACGACACGGCCGGTCCGTGGCGGACGGTCCATGCCGGTCGCGCGCCGTTCGACGGCGACATCGACCTGGCGTCGGCCACGCTGAAATGGCGGGGCGAGGCGGTGGACCTGACGGCGGTGTCGTCCTGGTACCGCTGGCGCCTCACGCGGCGGTCCGACTATAGCGGCGTGCTGCTGGGCGAGCGGACCAACGCGGCCGGCTGCATGCGGATGTTCTCGCTGAGCCAAGCCTGCGGCGAGACCCAGATGTCGAGCTACTCGGCCTATGTCGACAGCGTCTATCCGGCCATCCTGAACCAGCCCGCCGAACTGACGGCGAAGATCCACGAGCTGCGAGCCTCGTCGGTGGGCGAGGGGCCCCTGAAATGGACCCTGGGGGCCTATAGCGAGGTCCGGGGCGACTACATCGACAGCCAGGTCCGCCATGTCGATCCGAAGACCGGCGCCCTGACCGAGCCGCCCGTGCTGATCGGCCGTCGCGACATCGAGAACCACCTGTCCCAGAGCGCCGTCTTCGGCGAGCTCTCGTACGCCGTCGCGCCGGAGACCGAGCTGACGCTGGGCGCGCGGCGCTTCGACTATGTCAAGCGCGACCGGGGCGCGGTGCAGATCGCCAACGTGGTGTCGGGGACCTGGGCCGACTACGCCATCGACGCGCGGACGGAGGAGCGCGGCTGGAGCCTGAAGGCCCTGGCCAGCCGGCGGTTCGGCCCCGACGTGTTCGGCTATGTCCAGGTATCCCAGGGGTTCCGGCCGGGCGGGGTGAACGTCGTGCCCGGACTGCCTGAGACGCTGGCGGTCTATCGGTCCGATCGCCTGAACAACTACGAACTGGGCCTGAAGGCCCAGAACGCCGACGGGCGGGTCACCGCCAATGTCGCGCTCTACCGCGTCGAATGGTCGGACATGCAGTACGCGGCCCAGACCCAGAACCGCGCCTTCACCTACGTCACCAATATCGGGGCTGCGCGCATCCACGGCCTGGAGGTCGAGGCGACCGCCCAGCGCGTCTGGGGCTGGGACTTCGCGGGGAGTCTGACCCTGACCGACGCGCGCCTGACCGCCGACCAGATCACCAACACGGCGATCGGCCTGGGCCTGGAAGGCGACCGCCTGCCGGTCGTGCCCAAGCTCGCCGCGGCCGCCTCGATGGAGCGCCGCTGGACGATCGCCGAGGGGCTGAGCGGTCGCCTGCGCCTGGATGGCTCCTATGCGGGCCTGGCGCGGTCGGCCTTCAACGCCGACAACGCCGACTATCTGAAGATGGGCGGCTACGCGCTGTTCGGCCTGAGCCTGGGGCTGGAAAGCGACGCCTGGACCGCCGATCTCGCCGTCGAGAACCTGCTGGACCGCGCCGGTCGGGCCTCGGCCGCCCGCAACACGTCCGGGCCCGTCGAGTATTTCGGCGTGGCGCCGCGCACGGTCCGCCTGACCCTCGAACGCCATTTCTGA
- a CDS encoding glutathione S-transferase, with amino-acid sequence MSDYELYYWSAPFRGQFVRAVLAHAGKTWTEGGDTEITRLMALSASEMPAPFMGPPLLIDRKADFAIAQTSAIILYLGETLDLLPASPALRALTMKVVNDANDVIDEITLDGGRQMWTAARWRDFVPRLKKWMSFWEETGRRHGLEKASGFLLGGDATGIAPGIADVVTATLWSTMTERFGAIGKILEETAPMTAALSRRVYELPSLARLAARAREDYGDVYCGGQIEASLRKVLDA; translated from the coding sequence ATGTCCGACTATGAGCTCTACTACTGGTCCGCGCCGTTTCGCGGCCAGTTCGTGCGCGCCGTCCTGGCCCATGCCGGCAAGACCTGGACGGAAGGCGGCGACACCGAGATCACCAGGCTGATGGCGCTGTCGGCCAGCGAAATGCCGGCGCCCTTCATGGGCCCGCCCCTGCTGATCGATCGGAAGGCGGACTTCGCCATCGCGCAGACGTCCGCGATCATCCTGTATCTGGGCGAGACGCTGGACCTGCTGCCGGCCTCCCCCGCCCTGCGCGCCCTGACCATGAAGGTGGTGAACGACGCCAACGACGTGATCGACGAGATCACCCTGGACGGCGGTCGCCAGATGTGGACAGCGGCGCGCTGGCGCGACTTCGTCCCGCGCCTGAAGAAGTGGATGTCGTTCTGGGAGGAAACGGGTCGCCGTCACGGCCTGGAGAAGGCGTCCGGCTTTCTGCTGGGCGGCGACGCGACCGGGATCGCCCCAGGGATCGCCGATGTCGTCACGGCGACCCTGTGGTCGACCATGACCGAACGCTTCGGCGCGATCGGGAAGATCCTGGAGGAAACCGCCCCGATGACCGCCGCCTTGAGCCGGCGGGTCTATGAGCTGCCGTCGCTGGCCAGGCTGGCCGCCCGGGCGCGGGAAGACTATGGCGACGTCTATTGCGGCGGCCAGATCGAGGCCTCGCTGCGCAAGGTCCTGGACGCCTAG